A part of Streptomyces sp. DSM 40750 genomic DNA contains:
- a CDS encoding amidase, which produces MNHLVNHPVDHPAKYPVNPTGDVYPTDDLCSRTAYQLSVALARREVSAREVVTAHLERIDRVNPTVNAIVTLVADRALAQAAEADDRMAAGEPVGPLHGLPVAHKDLHDTAGIRTTSGSPIFADRVPDRDHLVVERLRKAGAITLGKTNVPELGLGSHTVNPVFGATRNPYDLSRSAGGSSGGAGAALACGMQPIADGSDTGGSLRNPASFNNVVGLRPSPGRVPSWPDKAPWGQLSVKGPMARTVADVALTLSVLAGPDPRDPRSLQTPGSTFAWQLDGDLRGLRVAWSPDLGGQVPVDPEVRDVLRPAVEVFAALGCEVEEACPDLTGADEVFLAQRAWQVELSYGPLLDEHRDRLAPDVIWNIEEGRRLGGPDLGRAQALHGALFHRVREFFERYDLLLLPVSQVAPFDIDLPYPTVVDGTRMETYLDWMRSASLISVTGCPALSVPAGFTPGGLPVGLQIVGPHRRDWSVLKAGHAFERATRVGERRPPVVNAPLRAR; this is translated from the coding sequence GTGAACCACCTCGTGAACCACCCTGTCGACCATCCCGCGAAGTACCCCGTGAACCCGACGGGCGACGTGTATCCCACGGACGACCTGTGCTCGCGGACCGCGTACCAACTCTCCGTCGCGCTCGCGCGCCGCGAGGTGTCCGCGCGGGAGGTGGTGACCGCCCACCTGGAACGGATCGACCGGGTCAATCCGACGGTGAACGCGATCGTGACGCTGGTGGCCGACCGGGCGCTGGCGCAGGCGGCCGAGGCGGACGACCGGATGGCGGCCGGGGAGCCGGTCGGCCCGCTGCACGGGCTGCCCGTCGCGCACAAGGATCTGCACGACACGGCGGGCATCAGGACGACGTCCGGCTCGCCGATCTTCGCCGACCGCGTCCCCGACCGGGACCACCTGGTCGTGGAGCGGCTGCGGAAGGCGGGGGCGATCACCCTCGGCAAGACCAACGTCCCGGAACTCGGCCTGGGTTCGCACACCGTCAACCCCGTCTTCGGGGCCACCCGCAACCCCTACGACCTCTCCCGCAGCGCGGGCGGCAGCAGCGGCGGCGCGGGAGCGGCCCTGGCCTGCGGGATGCAGCCCATCGCCGACGGCAGCGACACCGGCGGCTCGCTGCGCAATCCCGCCTCCTTCAACAACGTCGTCGGGCTGCGCCCGTCGCCCGGACGGGTGCCGTCCTGGCCCGACAAGGCGCCGTGGGGCCAGTTGTCGGTGAAGGGGCCGATGGCCCGGACCGTGGCGGACGTCGCCCTCACCTTGTCCGTGCTGGCAGGTCCGGACCCCCGCGACCCGCGCTCCCTCCAGACACCGGGCTCCACGTTCGCCTGGCAACTCGACGGCGATCTACGGGGCTTGCGGGTCGCCTGGTCGCCCGATCTCGGCGGGCAGGTGCCCGTCGACCCGGAGGTACGGGACGTGCTGCGCCCGGCGGTCGAGGTGTTCGCCGCGCTGGGCTGCGAGGTCGAGGAGGCCTGCCCCGACCTCACGGGCGCGGACGAGGTGTTCCTCGCCCAGCGCGCCTGGCAGGTGGAGCTCTCCTACGGGCCGCTGCTGGACGAGCACCGCGACCGGCTGGCCCCGGACGTGATCTGGAACATCGAGGAGGGCCGCAGGCTCGGCGGTCCCGACCTCGGGCGGGCGCAGGCGCTGCACGGCGCCCTCTTCCACCGGGTCCGCGAGTTCTTCGAGCGGTACGACCTGCTGTTGCTGCCGGTCAGCCAGGTCGCGCCCTTCGACATCGACCTGCCGTACCCGACGGTCGTCGACGGCACTCGCATGGAGACCTATCTCGACTGGATGCGCTCGGCCTCCCTGATCTCCGTCACGGGCTGCCCCGCCCTGTCCGTCCCGGCCGGTTTCACCCCGGGCGGCCTGCCGGTCGGGTTGCAGATCGTCGGCCCGCACCGGCGGGACTGGTCGGTCCTGAAGGCCGGCCACGCCTTCGAACGGGCGACGCGGGTGGGCGAGCGCCGGCCGCCGGTGGTGAACGCTCCGCTGCGGGCGCGGTGA
- a CDS encoding Nramp family divalent metal transporter → MVDVTVTPGSPPRSLAADSTAPAPHRPAGTRRGRLALLGPGLVLAAASVGAGDMVTSLAGAAGYGMALMWAIVIGVVLKYALTEAVGRLYLATGQTVIVSLKSAARWLPLVFMLFVLVIGLLYGAALSSVASLALSTLFPVLPVRPVAVAIALAAATTVYVGRYALFERVMSVFMLAKFLGMAVLAVAMLATADDLPGLLGTLRPRLPEGDVVTVLALIGGVGGTAGIASYSYWVREKGWADRSRLRLMRADSAVSYGLTFLFVLCTTVVGTGLLYGTGGSITGSEGLAALADPLGADLGSVARVLFLGTFFLVTLSALVGGFNGLCYMMADSLRALRGIPDAEAEPHIAQNGRPFRAFVLYCAVTAVVVIFLGRPVSLVLTYAAVGSLILPMLSGALLVLLNRRSVEPALRNRTTSNVLLGGSFVLFGVLAVVQLKDSLGGA, encoded by the coding sequence ATGGTTGACGTGACCGTGACTCCCGGCAGTCCCCCACGTTCCTTGGCCGCCGACTCCACCGCCCCGGCGCCGCACCGGCCCGCCGGCACCCGGCGCGGCCGGCTGGCCCTCCTGGGTCCCGGTCTGGTGCTGGCCGCCGCGAGTGTGGGCGCGGGCGACATGGTGACGTCGCTCGCGGGTGCGGCCGGGTACGGGATGGCGCTGATGTGGGCGATCGTCATCGGTGTCGTCCTGAAGTACGCGCTCACCGAGGCGGTGGGCCGGCTCTACCTGGCCACCGGGCAGACCGTGATCGTGAGCCTGAAGTCGGCCGCACGCTGGCTGCCGTTGGTGTTCATGCTGTTCGTGCTGGTCATCGGGCTGCTCTACGGGGCGGCGCTCAGCTCGGTGGCGTCGTTGGCGCTGTCCACGCTGTTCCCCGTGCTGCCGGTCAGGCCCGTCGCCGTGGCGATCGCGCTGGCGGCGGCCACGACCGTGTACGTCGGGCGGTACGCGCTGTTCGAGCGGGTGATGAGCGTCTTCATGCTCGCCAAGTTCCTCGGCATGGCCGTCCTGGCGGTGGCCATGCTCGCCACCGCCGACGATCTGCCCGGCCTGCTCGGCACGCTGCGCCCGAGGCTGCCGGAGGGTGACGTGGTGACGGTGCTGGCGCTGATCGGCGGGGTGGGCGGTACGGCCGGGATCGCCTCGTACAGCTACTGGGTGCGGGAGAAGGGCTGGGCGGACCGGAGCCGGCTGCGGCTCATGCGGGCGGACTCGGCGGTGAGTTACGGCCTCACCTTCCTGTTCGTGCTGTGCACGACGGTGGTGGGCACGGGTCTGCTGTACGGCACGGGCGGAAGCATCACCGGCAGCGAGGGGCTGGCCGCGCTCGCCGATCCGCTCGGCGCCGATCTGGGGTCGGTGGCGCGGGTGCTGTTCCTGGGAACGTTCTTCCTGGTGACGCTGAGCGCGCTCGTCGGCGGCTTCAACGGCCTGTGCTACATGATGGCCGACTCGCTGCGGGCGCTGCGCGGCATCCCGGACGCCGAGGCGGAGCCCCACATCGCGCAGAACGGCCGCCCGTTCCGTGCCTTCGTCCTCTACTGCGCCGTCACCGCGGTCGTCGTCATCTTTCTGGGACGGCCGGTGTCCCTGGTCCTCACCTACGCCGCCGTCGGCTCGCTGATCCTGCCGATGCTCTCCGGCGCGCTGCTGGTGCTGCTCAACCGCCGGAGCGTGGAACCGGCGCTGCGTAACCGCACCACCTCGAACGTACTGCTGGGCGGCTCCTTCGTGCTCTTCGGAGTGCTCGCCGTCGTCCAGCTCAAGGACTCCCTGGGAGGGGCGTGA
- a CDS encoding MFS transporter has product MPGHDSDRSHLRVLRVLRIAITAFFALDGFVFAGWVVRIPAIKEQTGASPGALGLALLGVSAGAVVTMMLTGRLCRRFGSHPVTVACAVLLSLSVALPPLTHSALALGGVLLIFGAAFGGINVAFNSAAVDLVAALGRPIMPSFHAAFSLGGMVGAGAGSLVADSLSPTRHLLGITVLGLLVTAVAAPTLLRHEPPTPPDRAPDRNDRESHRNDREAGPRRLDGRTRGLVVVLGLIAGCTAYGEGALADWGALHLEEDLDTSPGVAAIGYTCFALAMTIGRLTGTTLLERLGRTTVLVAGGTTATAGMLLGSLAPSVWATLLGFAVTGLGLANIFPVAIERAGALAGPSGVATASTLGYLGMLLGPPAIGFMAEWFSLPTALTSVAVLAAFASAIAFTTRHSAAK; this is encoded by the coding sequence GTGCCGGGCCACGACAGCGACCGCTCCCACCTCCGTGTCCTCCGTGTTCTCCGTATCGCCATCACCGCCTTCTTCGCCCTCGACGGCTTCGTCTTCGCCGGCTGGGTGGTCAGGATCCCCGCGATCAAGGAGCAGACCGGCGCGTCGCCCGGCGCGCTGGGACTCGCGCTGCTGGGCGTGTCCGCCGGAGCGGTGGTCACGATGATGCTCACCGGCCGGCTCTGCCGCCGTTTCGGCAGCCACCCGGTGACGGTCGCGTGCGCCGTCCTGCTGTCGCTCAGTGTGGCGCTGCCCCCGCTCACCCACTCGGCGCTCGCGCTGGGCGGGGTACTGCTGATCTTCGGGGCGGCTTTCGGCGGAATCAACGTCGCCTTCAACAGCGCCGCCGTGGACCTGGTGGCCGCGCTGGGGCGGCCGATCATGCCCAGTTTCCACGCCGCGTTCAGCCTCGGTGGCATGGTCGGTGCAGGAGCCGGCAGCCTGGTCGCGGACTCCCTGTCCCCCACCCGCCATCTGCTCGGCATCACCGTGCTCGGTCTGCTGGTCACCGCCGTGGCCGCGCCCACCCTGCTGCGCCACGAACCCCCGACACCGCCGGACCGCGCTCCCGACCGGAACGACCGGGAGTCCCACCGGAACGACCGGGAAGCCGGCCCACGCCGCCTCGACGGCCGTACCCGTGGTCTGGTGGTCGTCCTCGGTCTGATCGCCGGGTGCACGGCGTACGGCGAGGGAGCGCTGGCCGACTGGGGCGCCCTGCATCTGGAGGAGGATCTGGACACCTCGCCCGGTGTCGCGGCGATCGGTTACACGTGTTTCGCGCTCGCCATGACGATCGGCCGATTGACCGGGACGACCCTGCTCGAACGCCTGGGCAGGACCACCGTGCTCGTGGCCGGTGGCACGACCGCGACGGCCGGTATGCTGCTCGGCTCCCTCGCCCCCTCGGTGTGGGCGACCCTGCTCGGCTTCGCGGTCACCGGTCTGGGCCTCGCCAACATCTTCCCCGTCGCCATCGAACGCGCCGGCGCGCTGGCCGGTCCCAGCGGCGTGGCCACCGCCTCCACCCTCGGCTATCTCGGCATGCTCCTCGGTCCGCCCGCGATCGGTTTCATGGCCGAATGGTTCTCCCTGCCCACCGCCCTCACCAGCGTCGCGGTACTCGCCGCGTTCGCCTCCGCCATCGCGTTCACCACCCGTCACTCGGCCGCGAAATGA
- a CDS encoding MFS transporter — MRAGRGDAAEIRQKGPRVLVDLRPLRRGEFRRLWAAAVVTSLGAQLTAVAVPMEIYALTGSSAYVGLAGLVGLAPMAAGALWGGAFADLRDRRRVLLATTTGIGVTSMLLWAQAWAQARSVAVLLVLVGLQQALFGANTAVSRAVVPRLVPPGLLPAANALQSMVVLSAGIAGPLLAGWLLPAVGSRTLYLADAAAVCATVWAVWRLPSLPPARTTGKNRRVVGVRQIADGFRLVARRQVLLVVYLCDFAALFLGLPTALFPQLAGETFRPSDIGVLYAALSAGGVLAALFSGTFTRVGRHGIAVAISVGLWGLAIAGFGLTDSLVPAAGWLLLAGGALLALGVFRRTVLQTAVTDDMRGRLQAIDTVVAAGGPRLGDLAHGTAGAAFGTSWTITGGGLLTVVTALVLLLLFPEFRRHRAPGDSSVPGSRSPPERSGRPHGWRAQQPSRPSPADGNTVTPAGALRIRRPSWVTSTRASC; from the coding sequence GTGCGTGCCGGGCGGGGCGACGCCGCGGAGATCCGTCAGAAGGGCCCCAGGGTGCTGGTCGACTTGCGGCCGCTGCGCAGGGGCGAGTTCCGGCGGTTGTGGGCGGCGGCCGTCGTGACCTCCCTGGGTGCTCAGTTGACGGCGGTCGCCGTGCCGATGGAGATCTACGCCCTCACCGGTTCCTCGGCCTACGTCGGGCTGGCCGGCCTGGTGGGCCTCGCCCCGATGGCCGCGGGGGCCCTGTGGGGAGGCGCGTTCGCCGACCTGCGGGACCGGCGGCGCGTGCTGCTCGCGACCACGACCGGTATCGGCGTGACGTCGATGCTGCTGTGGGCGCAGGCGTGGGCGCAGGCGCGGTCGGTGGCCGTGCTGCTCGTGCTGGTGGGCCTGCAGCAGGCCCTGTTCGGTGCGAACACCGCGGTGAGCAGGGCTGTGGTGCCCCGTCTGGTGCCGCCCGGGCTACTGCCCGCCGCCAACGCTCTGCAGTCGATGGTCGTCCTGTCCGCCGGGATCGCCGGTCCGCTGCTGGCCGGGTGGCTGCTGCCGGCCGTAGGAAGCCGGACCCTCTATCTCGCGGACGCCGCCGCCGTCTGCGCGACAGTGTGGGCGGTGTGGCGGCTGCCTTCCCTGCCGCCTGCCCGCACCACAGGGAAGAACAGGCGGGTCGTCGGCGTCCGGCAGATCGCGGACGGCTTCCGTCTCGTGGCGCGGCGTCAGGTGCTGCTGGTGGTCTACCTCTGCGACTTCGCCGCCCTTTTCCTCGGTCTGCCCACCGCACTCTTCCCGCAGCTGGCGGGCGAGACCTTCCGCCCGTCGGACATCGGCGTGCTGTACGCCGCCCTCTCGGCCGGTGGTGTACTGGCGGCGCTGTTCTCCGGGACCTTCACACGCGTCGGCCGCCACGGCATCGCGGTCGCGATCTCGGTGGGCCTGTGGGGCCTGGCCATCGCGGGCTTCGGGCTGACCGACTCACTGGTCCCGGCGGCGGGATGGCTGCTCCTGGCGGGCGGCGCGCTCCTCGCGCTCGGCGTCTTCCGGCGAACCGTCCTGCAGACCGCCGTGACGGACGACATGCGGGGCCGGCTGCAAGCGATCGACACCGTGGTGGCCGCAGGAGGGCCGCGGTTGGGCGACCTAGCGCACGGCACGGCCGGCGCCGCCTTCGGCACCAGCTGGACGATCACCGGCGGCGGCCTCCTGACCGTCGTGACGGCCCTCGTCCTGCTTCTCCTCTTCCCGGAGTTCCGCCGCCATCGAGCACCGGGTGATTCCTCGGTGCCCGGCTCTCGGTCGCCCCCGGAACGCTCGGGCCGACCACACGGGTGGAGGGCTCAGCAGCCCTCGCGACCATCGCCTGCGGACGGGAACACGGTCACCCCCGCCGGAGCACTCCGGATCCGACGACCGTCGTGGGTCACGTCGACGAGGGCTTCCTGCTGA
- a CDS encoding Lrp/AsnC family transcriptional regulator: MDAPQTGPVTDSLDRRIISALQIDGRAAWHRIAAALGEPERTVVRRGTRLLESGLVRIGAMAMRGRSVVVGVRCAPGRARVTATALARRPDCVFVHVLTGTPDCVAELRWPRERLAGLVLDELAGLPGVTETRTLPVLRHVRTIREWHAGLLTEAEIAALKGADPSDAASPPIADPLPTGETSSELSRVDRLLLHALAEDGRRTYDELARVAGVSEATARRRLGALRREGRVRIRAVIEPAVLGLPVEAVLWARTPPAKVDSVTAALAESTHVRYTSFVTGERQLLILTAFPDETALHDFLTRSPWLGEVASIDVNLVLTTLKRGGLLAPWLQD; the protein is encoded by the coding sequence ATGGACGCACCGCAGACCGGCCCCGTGACGGATTCGCTGGACCGGCGCATCATCAGCGCGCTGCAGATCGACGGCCGGGCCGCCTGGCACCGCATCGCGGCGGCCCTCGGCGAGCCCGAACGCACCGTCGTCCGCCGGGGCACCCGGCTCCTGGAGTCCGGCCTCGTGCGGATCGGGGCGATGGCGATGCGCGGCCGCAGCGTGGTGGTCGGCGTCCGCTGCGCCCCCGGCCGGGCCCGGGTCACCGCGACGGCGCTGGCCCGCCGGCCCGACTGCGTCTTCGTCCACGTCCTGACCGGCACCCCGGACTGCGTCGCGGAACTGCGCTGGCCCCGTGAACGGCTGGCCGGCCTGGTGCTGGACGAACTCGCCGGGCTGCCGGGCGTGACGGAGACCCGCACCCTCCCGGTGCTGCGCCATGTCCGCACGATCCGCGAGTGGCACGCCGGCCTGCTCACCGAGGCCGAGATCGCCGCGCTGAAGGGCGCGGACCCCTCCGACGCCGCGTCCCCGCCGATCGCCGACCCGCTGCCCACCGGCGAGACGTCCTCCGAACTCTCCCGTGTCGACCGGCTGTTGCTGCACGCCCTTGCCGAGGACGGGCGCCGCACCTACGACGAACTCGCGCGCGTCGCGGGCGTCTCGGAGGCCACCGCGAGACGGCGCCTCGGCGCGTTACGCCGCGAGGGCAGGGTCCGCATCCGCGCCGTGATCGAACCGGCGGTGCTCGGACTGCCCGTCGAGGCGGTCCTCTGGGCCCGCACACCCCCGGCCAAGGTCGACTCCGTGACCGCGGCCCTCGCCGAGTCCACCCACGTCCGCTACACCAGCTTCGTCACCGGCGAACGCCAGCTCCTGATCCTCACCGCGTTCCCCGACGAAACCGCCCTCCACGACTTCCTGACCCGTTCCCCCTGGCTCGGCGAGGTGGCGTCGATCGACGTCAACCTCGTCCTCACCACCTTGAAACGCGGCGGCCTGCTGGCCCCTTGGCTGCAGGACTGA
- a CDS encoding heavy metal translocating P-type ATPase gives MTTTRTGPAAEVELSIGGMTCASCAARVEKKLNRMEGVTATVNYATEKAKVSYADDVSVRDLIATVEATGYTAREPAPPVRAEPESGGEAADDELRPLRQRLITAVALAVPVIAMAMIPALQFEYWQWLSLTLAAPVVTYAGWPFHRAAWTNARHGAATMDTLISIGTLAAFGWSLWALFLGTAGTPGMKHPFELTIVRGDGAGSIYLEAAAGVTAFILAGRYFEARSKRKAGAALRALLELGAKDVTVLRPDGGEQTVPVAELKVGDRFLVRPGEKIATDGTVVEGSSAVDASMLTGESVPVEVAAGDPVTGATVNAGGRLVVEATRIGSDTQLARMARLVEDAQNGKAAAQRLADRISAVFVPIVITLALGTLGFWLGNGAGLTAAFTAAVAVLIIACPCALGLATPTALLVGTGRGAQLGILIKGPEVLESTRRVDTVVLDKTGTVTTGHMTLLAVHTADNTDEAEVLRLAGALEHASEHPVARAVAEGALAKVGALPTPEDFANVPGLGVQGIVDGHAVLVGRERLLADWAMELPSELRRARSEAEASGRTAIAVAWDGEARAVLEVADAVKATSAEAITRLRALGLTPILLTGDNRAVAESVAREVGIAPEDVIAEVLPQDKVDVVKRLQGEGRSVAMVGDGVNDAAALAQADLGLAMGTGTDAAIEAGDLTLVRGDLRAAADAIRLARRTLGTIRSNLFWAFAYNVAALPLAAAGLLNPMIAGAAMAFSSVFVVGNSLRLRTFRTAD, from the coding sequence ATGACCACGACCAGGACCGGCCCCGCCGCCGAAGTAGAGCTCTCCATCGGCGGCATGACCTGCGCCTCCTGCGCGGCGCGTGTCGAGAAGAAGCTGAACCGCATGGAGGGCGTCACCGCGACGGTCAACTACGCCACCGAGAAGGCGAAGGTCAGCTACGCCGATGACGTCTCCGTGCGGGACCTGATCGCCACCGTCGAGGCGACGGGCTACACGGCACGGGAGCCCGCGCCGCCCGTACGGGCCGAGCCCGAGAGCGGCGGCGAGGCGGCGGACGACGAGCTGCGGCCGCTCAGGCAGCGGCTGATCACGGCGGTGGCCCTGGCCGTCCCCGTCATCGCGATGGCCATGATCCCGGCGTTGCAGTTCGAGTACTGGCAGTGGCTGTCCCTGACGCTGGCGGCGCCCGTGGTGACCTACGCCGGCTGGCCCTTCCATCGCGCCGCCTGGACGAACGCCCGGCACGGTGCCGCCACCATGGACACCCTGATCTCCATCGGCACGCTGGCCGCGTTCGGCTGGTCGCTGTGGGCGCTGTTCCTCGGTACGGCGGGCACGCCGGGCATGAAACACCCCTTCGAGCTGACCATCGTCCGTGGTGACGGCGCCGGGAGCATCTACCTGGAGGCGGCGGCCGGGGTGACCGCCTTCATCCTGGCCGGGCGGTATTTCGAGGCCCGCTCCAAGCGCAAGGCGGGTGCGGCGCTCCGAGCGCTGCTGGAGCTGGGCGCGAAGGACGTCACCGTGCTGCGGCCCGACGGCGGCGAACAGACCGTCCCCGTCGCCGAGTTGAAGGTCGGCGACCGCTTCCTCGTGCGACCCGGCGAGAAGATCGCCACCGACGGGACGGTCGTCGAGGGCTCGTCCGCCGTGGACGCGTCCATGCTCACCGGCGAGTCCGTGCCCGTGGAGGTCGCGGCCGGCGACCCGGTCACCGGCGCCACGGTCAACGCGGGCGGCCGGCTCGTCGTCGAGGCCACCCGGATCGGCTCCGACACCCAACTGGCCCGGATGGCAAGGCTGGTGGAGGACGCGCAGAACGGGAAGGCCGCGGCCCAGCGGCTCGCGGACCGGATCTCCGCCGTCTTCGTGCCGATCGTGATCACCCTCGCCCTGGGCACCCTCGGCTTCTGGCTCGGCAACGGCGCCGGACTGACGGCCGCGTTCACCGCCGCCGTCGCCGTACTGATCATCGCCTGCCCCTGCGCCCTGGGACTGGCCACCCCGACCGCGCTGCTGGTCGGCACCGGGCGCGGCGCCCAGCTCGGCATCCTCATCAAGGGCCCCGAGGTCCTGGAGTCCACCCGCCGCGTCGACACCGTCGTCCTCGACAAGACCGGCACCGTCACCACCGGCCACATGACCCTGCTCGCCGTACACACCGCCGACAACACCGACGAGGCCGAAGTCCTGCGGCTGGCGGGCGCGTTGGAGCACGCCTCCGAGCACCCGGTCGCCCGCGCCGTCGCCGAAGGGGCGTTGGCGAAGGTCGGTGCGCTCCCCACGCCGGAGGACTTCGCGAACGTACCCGGGCTCGGTGTGCAGGGGATCGTCGACGGCCACGCGGTCCTCGTCGGCCGCGAGCGGCTTCTCGCCGACTGGGCCATGGAACTGCCCTCGGAACTCCGGCGGGCCAGGTCAGAGGCCGAAGCGTCCGGACGTACGGCCATCGCGGTCGCCTGGGACGGCGAGGCGCGGGCGGTCCTCGAGGTCGCCGACGCGGTGAAGGCGACCAGCGCCGAGGCGATCACCCGGCTGCGTGCGCTCGGCCTCACGCCGATCCTGCTGACCGGCGACAACAGGGCCGTCGCCGAGTCCGTCGCCCGCGAGGTCGGTATCGCGCCCGAGGACGTCATCGCGGAGGTGCTGCCGCAGGACAAGGTCGACGTCGTCAAGCGGCTCCAGGGCGAGGGCCGTTCGGTCGCGATGGTCGGCGACGGCGTCAACGACGCGGCCGCGCTCGCGCAGGCCGACCTGGGCCTGGCGATGGGCACGGGCACGGACGCCGCGATCGAGGCGGGCGACCTGACCCTCGTACGAGGTGACCTGCGCGCGGCGGCCGACGCGATCCGCCTCGCCCGCCGGACCCTCGGCACCATCCGGTCCAACCTGTTCTGGGCCTTCGCCTACAACGTGGCCGCCCTGCCACTCGCCGCGGCCGGCCTCCTCAACCCGATGATCGCCGGAGCGGCCATGGCCTTCTCCTCGGTCTTCGTCGTGGGCAACTCACTACGACTGCGCACGTTCCGGACCGCCGACTGA
- a CDS encoding DUF427 domain-containing protein, producing the protein MPMFPTERAVRTTPEGLLWEPSERWVRGVKGDVTVVDSRHPVLVWEPGVPVPLYAFPRAEVREDLLRPAKNPPTDAHTGSRVFYDLEVAGESTGNAAWTFPAADLADHIAFEWFRRVGRGLDHWYEEAEEIFIHPRDPHKRVDAIAGSRHVRVEIAGTVVADTRRPVLVFETGLPTRYYIPREDVRLDLFHPTDRSTGCPYKGTAEYWSWRGESDVPPNIVWSYPDPLPAVGAVKGLLAFYNEEVDITVDGELQERPITPFSRKPSST; encoded by the coding sequence ATGCCGATGTTCCCCACCGAGCGCGCCGTGCGGACCACCCCCGAAGGGCTCTTGTGGGAGCCCAGCGAGCGCTGGGTGCGCGGAGTCAAGGGCGACGTGACGGTCGTCGACAGCCGCCATCCCGTACTCGTGTGGGAGCCCGGTGTGCCCGTACCGCTGTACGCGTTCCCGCGTGCGGAGGTCCGGGAGGATCTGCTCCGCCCGGCGAAGAACCCACCGACGGACGCCCACACCGGGTCACGGGTCTTCTACGACCTCGAAGTCGCCGGGGAGAGTACCGGGAACGCGGCCTGGACGTTCCCCGCCGCGGACCTGGCCGACCACATCGCCTTCGAGTGGTTCCGGCGCGTCGGCCGGGGCCTCGACCACTGGTACGAGGAAGCGGAAGAGATCTTCATCCACCCCCGTGACCCGCACAAACGCGTCGACGCCATCGCCGGCAGCCGCCATGTCCGGGTCGAGATCGCCGGCACGGTCGTCGCGGACACGCGCCGCCCGGTGCTGGTCTTCGAGACCGGCCTGCCCACGCGGTACTACATCCCGCGCGAGGACGTCCGCCTGGACCTGTTCCACCCCACCGACCGCAGCACCGGCTGCCCGTACAAGGGCACCGCCGAGTACTGGTCCTGGCGTGGCGAGTCCGACGTACCGCCGAACATCGTCTGGAGCTATCCGGACCCGCTGCCCGCGGTGGGCGCGGTCAAGGGACTCCTCGCCTTCTACAACGAGGAGGTCGACATCACCGTCGACGGCGAACTCCAGGAACGCCCGATCACGCCCTTCAGCAGGAAGCCCTCGTCGACGTGA
- the tgmA gene encoding putative ATP-grasp-modified RiPP — protein MRLFVLNYARAAEQLEFSAPYSYDSGLQLNVLADGRIAAHDHGLMRELGATTSTAGSKTHFDD, from the coding sequence ATGCGACTGTTCGTGCTCAACTACGCTCGCGCCGCTGAGCAGTTGGAGTTCAGCGCTCCGTACAGCTACGACTCCGGGCTGCAGTTGAACGTGCTCGCCGACGGGCGGATAGCCGCTCATGACCATGGTCTGATGAGGGAATTGGGGGCGACGACGTCCACCGCGGGCTCGAAGACCCATTTCGACGACTGA
- the tgmB gene encoding ATP-grasp ribosomal peptide maturase, which yields MTVLILTCEQDVTADLVVAQLNRTGVPVVRLDPADLPGEVALSGEYVHGAFRGHLSAGGRLVSMSGLRSVWLRRPGVPASRVAEPSAWLTEESSQALYGMLRGTDVRWMNDPDAARRARHKPWQLRHAQRCGLPVPATLITTFPQAARDFAERFPDLVVKPVSGTHPQEPPRTVPTSRIAPGTDFTAVAFGPTLLQRRIAKTADIRLTVVGDRMLAARKAVAPDAHPDEVDVRFAPSTAPWQPVDVPARTATAVRAYLRDAELSYGAFDFAEDADGIWWFLECNQSGQFGFVEMDTGQPIARSVADWLAREEPGAGTRRDGRIRATP from the coding sequence ATGACCGTGCTGATCCTGACCTGCGAACAAGATGTGACGGCGGACCTGGTGGTGGCACAACTGAACAGGACCGGCGTACCGGTGGTCCGGCTCGACCCCGCCGACCTGCCCGGCGAAGTGGCGCTCTCCGGCGAGTACGTACACGGCGCCTTCCGCGGGCATCTGTCCGCCGGGGGGCGCCTGGTGAGCATGAGCGGGCTGCGGTCCGTCTGGCTGCGTCGTCCGGGGGTTCCGGCCAGCCGGGTCGCCGAGCCGTCCGCCTGGCTGACCGAGGAGTCCTCGCAGGCGCTGTACGGCATGCTGCGCGGCACGGACGTCCGCTGGATGAACGACCCGGACGCGGCCCGACGGGCCCGCCACAAGCCCTGGCAGCTCCGGCACGCCCAGCGCTGCGGGCTCCCCGTGCCGGCCACGCTGATCACCACGTTCCCGCAGGCCGCCCGCGACTTCGCGGAGCGCTTCCCCGACCTGGTGGTGAAGCCGGTCTCGGGCACGCACCCGCAGGAGCCGCCCAGGACGGTCCCCACCAGCCGGATCGCGCCCGGCACCGACTTCACCGCCGTCGCGTTCGGCCCGACGCTGCTGCAGCGCCGGATCGCCAAGACCGCCGACATCCGGCTCACCGTCGTCGGCGACCGCATGCTGGCCGCCCGCAAGGCGGTCGCCCCGGACGCGCACCCCGACGAGGTGGACGTCCGCTTCGCCCCCTCCACCGCGCCCTGGCAGCCGGTCGACGTCCCGGCGCGCACCGCCACGGCCGTACGCGCCTATCTGCGGGACGCCGAACTCTCCTACGGGGCCTTCGACTTCGCGGAGGACGCGGACGGGATCTGGTGGTTCCTGGAGTGCAACCAGTCGGGCCAGTTCGGGTTCGTGGAGATGGACACCGGTCAGCCGATCGCCCGTAGCGTCGCCGACTGGCTGGCGCGCGAGGAGCCGGGGGCGGGAACACGCCGCGACGGCCGGATACGGGCGACACCGTGA